The genomic region CGATCGCCCGGATGTATCGCGACAGCCGGATCAGCCGCATCCTCGGCGGTTCCAACGAGATCATGAAGGAGATCATCGGCCGCTCGATGCAGTTGGGCTGAGCGGCCGACGACCTGCTTCGGGCGGCCGGATCCGGCCCGGCGGTGATCAGGTGATCAGGTGATCAGTTGTGGCGCAGCTCGTTGAAGGGTCGGTCGAGGTCGTGGGCGGGTTCCCGGGGCAGCCCGAGGATCCGTTCGCTGATCCCGTTGCGCTGCATCTCGTTGGTGCCGCCGGCGATGGCCAGGATCCGGCCGTTGAGGTAGTTCAGCGCCGTCGTCGACGCCTCGGTGTCCTGCGGATGCCAGACGACGCCGGCCGCGGCGGCGATCTCCAGGCCGATCGACGCCCGGACCGGGTTGAGCGTGCCGGCGGCGAGCTTCGAGTACGAGCCCAGGTTCGGGTTGGCCGCCCCCGACTCCGTCAGGGCGGCGACGTAGGCGTCGAGCTGCTCCTTGACGAGGTCGATGACATGGGCGCGGGCGATGAGCTGGCGGGTCACCGGATCGCCCTGGCGGCCCACCCGGCGGGCCAGGGCGACGAGGTCGGGGGCGAGCTCGCGGGCGCCGGTGTGGCGGGGCGCCTCGTCGGGGTCGCCGCCGAGCCGCTCGAAGACCATCATCGTGCGGGCCACCGTCCAGCCGTCCCCGACGGCGCCGATCCGGTTGGCGTCGGAGACGACCACGTCGTCGAAGAACTCCTCGCAGAACTCCGAGCTGCCGTTGATCTCCCGGATCGGCCGGATCGTCACGCCGTCGCTGGTCAGCGGCACACCGAACCACGTCAGCCCGCGGTGCTTCGGGACGGTCGGGTCGGTGCGGGCCAGGCACAGGCCGTAGTCGGCGTAGTAGGCGCCGCTGGTCCACACCTTCGACCCGTTGAGCACCCAGTCGCCGGTGTCGGTGCGGGTCGCCCGGGTCGACACCCCGGCGAGGTCGGACCCCGCGCCCGGCTCGGAGAACAGCTGCACCCAGATCTCCTCGCCGGAGAGCATCCGCGGGATGTGGGTGCGGCGGAACTCG from Frankia alni ACN14a harbors:
- a CDS encoding acyl-CoA dehydrogenase family protein, with the protein product MSGQTAEGQAAGGQAAGGTAGRTAAGAVPDLDDYRRQVRAWLAANLDRRDDDAPARLRGGDAANLSPERVAEQRALQRRVYEGGYAGITWPAEFGGQGLTPAHEEIFEQESRGYVVADLGIAGLTTTRVCGPTILAHGTDEFRRTHIPRMLSGEEIWVQLFSEPGAGSDLAGVSTRATRTDTGDWVLNGSKVWTSGAYYADYGLCLARTDPTVPKHRGLTWFGVPLTSDGVTIRPIREINGSSEFCEEFFDDVVVSDANRIGAVGDGWTVARTMMVFERLGGDPDEAPRHTGARELAPDLVALARRVGRQGDPVTRQLIARAHVIDLVKEQLDAYVAALTESGAANPNLGSYSKLAAGTLNPVRASIGLEIAAAAGVVWHPQDTEASTTALNYLNGRILAIAGGTNEMQRNGISERILGLPREPAHDLDRPFNELRHN